The Engystomops pustulosus chromosome 9, aEngPut4.maternal, whole genome shotgun sequence genome includes a window with the following:
- the INVS gene encoding inversin, whose protein sequence is MSSPPQGSSLASPVHAAAVTGDKATLLRLIGSTPDLIDQEDQLGRTPLMYSVLGDRRICAEALIRHGALVNRSDRSGRTAVHLAAQTGNHRLLKLLLSRRADCTHRDLRDITALHLSTRHQDTRCLALLLKHTPPGQVDAQDQRKQTALHWSAYYNRPRHVRLLVRHGSNIGIPDQEGKIPLHWAAGHKDPDAALTVRCLLEAAPTESLLNWQDYEGRTPLHLAVGDGNQEVVHLLTSYRGCNVAPYDNLFRTPLHWAALLGHTPIANLLLERNRSPNIPSDSQGATPLHYAAQGNCPDTVRVLLTHLSVRDEADLEGRTAFMWAAGKGSDEALKVMLELDPELEINRTDKYGGTALHAASLSGQISTIRILLDSGAQVDAADLMKHTPLFRACEMGHREVISTLIKGGAKVHLVDKDGRSPLHWAALGGNANVCQILIENNINPNAQDYEGRTPLHCAAYGGYIGCMEVLMENKADPNIQDKNGRTALHWSCNNGYLDAVKLLLHYNAFPNQMESTEERYTPLDYALLGGHQEVIQFMLEHGALSIAAIQDIAASKIQAVYKGHKVRRAFRERKNLLMKHEQLRKDAAAKKREGENKRKVRGGQQGQKDVKQVKTPEVLRGQEVRERTNEEQYKETKELRVKDAINKAKLKDHNPIYQDNNTSPRHREAPSRTSPRKVCASSPSLHPEEQNHEDDPINTQDDSRKAGRPKREGSTVTTPEKLHHNHKDGRRKSHREIKEGPGSCASGGKRDIVQDKEASEHIHKEEKQIKSNRTHRNKREDLEIVTQKLGAYNITESRSRRRRDATDPIIQTENIDKSVQHGEMSQKHQERSFSARAGHRPSTGRLSKCEDKRSLGKIHRSSSGSHSRRIKHLQVEGKCVTCSPSSDINFRRSLTIPIPRESSKLGPSVTDWQQLDIELIPLEARLQLVEREKARKQLFQRKKQAATVIQRAWRRYRSRKKHSNTKASHSPHILLV, encoded by the coding sequence ATGAGCAGCCCCCCGCAGGGCTCTTCTCTGGCCTCCCCTGTACATGCAGCTGCAGTGACAGGAGACAAGGCCACCCTGCTGCGCCTCATTGGCTCCACTCCAGACCTGATAGACCAGGAGGACCAGCTAGGGAGGACCCCGCTCATGTACAGCGTCCTGGGTGACCGCAGGATCTGTGCTGAGGCTCTGATCCGCCATGGAGCGCTGGTGAACCGCTCTGACAGAAGCGGGAGGACCGCCGTACACTTAGCGGCACAAACCGGCAACCACCGCCTGCTGAAACTCCTCCTGTCCCGCCGCGCTGACTGTACACACCGGGATCTGCGGGATATCACAGCGCTACACCTCTCCACCCGCCACCAGGACACCCGCTGCCTCGCCCTGCTACTCAAACACACTCCACCCGGCCAGGTAGACGCCCAGGATCAAAGGAAACAGACAGCGCTACACTGGAGCGCCTATTACAACCGCCCACGCCATGTCCGGTTGTTAGTGAGGCATGGGTCGAATATCGGTATCCCTGACCAAGAGGGCAAGATACCACTGCACTGGGCAGCTGGGCATAAAGACCCCGATGCTGCTCTAACAGTGCGCTGTCTCCTGGAAGCTGCCCCAACAGAGTCGTTACTCAACTGGCAAGACTACGAAGGGCGCACTCCCCTTCATCTTGCCGTCGGTGATGGCAACCAAGAAGTGGTTCATCTGCTCACGTCGTATCGGGGTTGTAATGTGGCACCGTATGACAACCTCTTCCGTACACCTTTACATTGGGCGGCACTATTAGGACACACACCTATCGCAAATCTCCTTCTGGAAAGAAATCGTTCTCCTAACATCCCCTCCGACAGCCAAGGAGCAACGCCCCTACATTACGCAGCTCAAGGGAATTGCCCCGATACCGTACGCGTTTTGCTTACTCACCTTTCTGTACGGGATGAAGCAGATTTAGAGGGCCGGACTGCCTTTATGTGGGCTGCCGGGAAAGGCAGCGATGAGGCACTGAAAGTTATGTTGGAACTTGACCCAGAACTTGAGATAAATAGAACGGATAAATATGGTGGCACTGCCCTTCATGCCGCCTCCTTATCTGGGCAAATTAGTACCATACGCATTCTACTAGACAGTGGTGCCCAGGTCGATGCTGCAGATCTCATGAAGCACACGCCGCTCTTCAGGGCGTGTGAAATGGGGCACAGAGAGGTCATCTCGACTTTAATTAAAGGTGGTGCAAAGGTTCATCTTGTGGACAAGGATGGACGCTCTCCACTGCATTGGGCAGCACTCGGAGGTAATGCCAATGTCTGCCAGATACTCATAGAGAATAATATTAACCCTAACGCCCAGGACTATGAAGGTAGGACACCATTGCACTGTGCAGCTTACGGAGGCTACATTGGCTGCATGGAGGTGTTAATGGAAAACAAGGCAGATCCCAATATCCAGGACAAGAATGGGCGTACGGCTTTGCACTGGTCCTGCAACAACGGCTACTTAGATGCAGTGAAACTATTGCTACACTACAACGCTTTCCCCAACCAAATGGAGAGCACTGAAGAAAGATACACCCCTCTGGACTATGCATTGCTTGGTGGGCATCAGGAGGTGATACAGTTTATGCTGGAGCATGGTGCCCTTTCCATTGCTGCCATACAAGATATTGCTGCCTCCAAAATACAAGCAGTCTACAAAGGACACAAAGTGCGGAGAGCTTTCAGGGAGAGGAAAAACCTATTAATGAAACATGAGCAGCTGAGAAAAGATGCAGCTGCCAAAAAGAGAGAAGGCGAAAATAAGAGGAAAGTGAGGGGTGGTCAACAAGGACAAAAAGATGTAAAACAGGTTAAAACCCCAGAAGTCTTAAGGGGCCAGGAGGTAAGGGAAAGGACTAATGAAGAACAATATAAGGAAACCAAAGAATTAAGAGTGAAAGATGCTATCAACAAGGCAAAGCTTAAAGACCACAATCCAATTTACCAAGACAATAACACATCTCCAAGACATAGAGAGGCACCAAGCAGGACTAGTCCCAGAAAAGTATGTGCTTCATCTCCAAGTCTGCATCCAGAGGAACAGAATCATGAAGATGATCCCATTAATACACAAGATGACAGTAGGAAAGCTGGTAGACCTAAAAGAGAAGGCAGCACTGTCACTACACCTGAAAAACTGCACCACAACCACAAAGATGGCCGCAGAAAATCACACAGGGAAATCAAAGAAGGCCCTGGATCTTGTGCGAGTGGGGGAAAACGAGACATTGTGCAGGATAAAGAAGCTTCTGAACATATCCATAAAGAGGAAAAGCAAATAAAAAGCAACAGAACACATAGAAATAAAAGAGAGGACCTGGAGATAGTTACACAAAAACTGGGAGCTTATAATATTACAGAATCAAGATCGAGGAGAAGAAGAGATGCAACTGATCCAATAATCCAGACAGAAAATATAGACAAGTCTGTCCAACATGGAGAAATGTCACAGAAACATCAAGAGAGAAGTTTTTCTGCCAGAGCTGGACATAGACCTTCGACGGGAAGACTGTCCAAGTGTGAGGACAAAAGGTCTTTAGGGAAGATACATCGTAGTTCTTCTGGTTCCCACTCAAGGAGGATCAAACACCTACAAGTGGAAGGAAAATGTGTAACCTGCTCTCCATCCAGTGATATCAACTTCAGGAGGTCACTGACCATCCCCATTCCTAGAGAGTCTTCAAAACTTGGTCCCAGTGTCACTGACTGGCAGCAGCTAGACATCGAGCTAATTCCTCTAGAGGCCAGACTCCAACTGGTGGAGAGGGAGAAGGCAAGGAAGCAACTCTTCCAGCGCAAGAAGCAAGCTGCTACGGTTATACAGAGGGCCTGGCGTAGATATAGAAGCAGGAAAAAGCACAGCAATACAAAGGCTTCCCACTCACCCCATATACTGCTGGTATAA